One window of the Burkholderia ubonensis subsp. mesacidophila genome contains the following:
- the sctJ gene encoding type III secretion system inner membrane ring lipoprotein SctJ, whose amino-acid sequence MNRLRLPISAAAGRRAARLAALLACAALVAGCQQELYGGLAERDCNEMMAALLQNGVDAQKKTPDGGKTWTLAVDDKQIVKAMEVLRARGLPATRYDDLGALFKKDGLVSTPTEERVRFIYGVSQELSDTLSKIDGVVVARVHIVLPNNDPLAQVAKPSSASVFIKYRPNANLATLTPQIKNLVVHSVEGLTYDEVSVTSVAADPVDLVSAAQPGAQKSGGATLVGVLIALFVCVALAAAGGALWWRARKQGGAGAGGLAARLRGGNGGGGANAAAAPQQAGAR is encoded by the coding sequence ATGAACCGACTCCGTCTCCCGATCTCCGCCGCCGCCGGCCGCCGCGCGGCCCGGCTCGCCGCGCTGCTCGCGTGCGCGGCGCTCGTCGCCGGCTGCCAGCAGGAGCTGTACGGCGGCCTCGCCGAGCGCGACTGCAACGAGATGATGGCCGCGCTGCTGCAGAACGGCGTCGACGCGCAGAAGAAGACGCCCGACGGCGGCAAGACGTGGACGCTCGCCGTCGACGACAAGCAGATCGTCAAGGCGATGGAAGTGCTGCGCGCGCGCGGGCTGCCCGCGACGCGCTACGACGATCTCGGCGCGCTGTTCAAGAAGGACGGCCTCGTGTCGACGCCGACCGAGGAGCGCGTGCGGTTCATCTACGGCGTGTCGCAGGAGCTGTCGGACACGCTGTCGAAGATCGACGGCGTCGTGGTCGCTCGCGTGCACATCGTGCTGCCGAACAACGATCCGCTCGCGCAGGTCGCGAAGCCGTCGTCGGCGTCGGTGTTCATCAAGTACCGGCCGAACGCGAACCTTGCGACGCTCACGCCGCAGATCAAGAACCTCGTCGTCCATAGCGTCGAAGGGCTGACCTACGACGAAGTGAGCGTCACGTCGGTCGCCGCCGATCCGGTCGATCTCGTGTCGGCCGCGCAGCCGGGCGCGCAGAAGTCCGGCGGCGCGACGCTCGTCGGCGTGCTGATCGCCCTCTTCGTGTGCGTCGCGCTCGCGGCCGCGGGCGGCGCGCTGTGGTGGCGCGCGCGCAAGCAAGGCGGCGCAGGTGCGGGCGGCCTCGCCGCACGGCTGCGCGGCGGCAATGGCGGCGGCGGCGCGAATGCCGCGGCCGCGCCTCAGCAGGCCGGCGCGCGATGA
- a CDS encoding type III secretion protein HrpB4, which produces MSGGAPVASVASVPTRAAWLAGYDANARCTADWVHASWHGALAPLVATMHERAPALRAACSLRLLRMLGVPSPSLDGFDAPADRLAALPVADALRLMRVRALLFRRTELRHWIDRASRERLAGWVGADGCRALAALCALPDASRARDLDRREPIAPLAQRSGDDLAWEGWCLFERERTWSPAGPMRIVRLALPRDAARAPWIERAAADADGATLLARLPSLFPEWSWLFG; this is translated from the coding sequence ATGAGCGGCGGCGCGCCGGTCGCGAGCGTCGCCAGCGTCCCGACCCGGGCCGCGTGGCTCGCCGGCTACGACGCGAACGCGCGATGCACGGCCGACTGGGTTCACGCGAGCTGGCACGGCGCGCTCGCGCCGCTCGTCGCGACGATGCATGAACGTGCGCCGGCGCTGCGCGCCGCGTGCTCGCTGCGGCTGCTGCGCATGCTTGGCGTGCCGTCGCCGTCGCTCGACGGCTTCGATGCGCCGGCGGACCGGCTTGCCGCGCTGCCCGTCGCCGACGCGCTGCGGCTCATGCGCGTGCGCGCGCTGCTGTTCCGGCGCACCGAGCTGCGTCACTGGATCGACCGCGCGAGCCGCGAGCGGCTCGCGGGCTGGGTCGGCGCCGACGGCTGCCGCGCGCTCGCCGCGCTCTGCGCGCTGCCCGACGCGTCGCGGGCGCGCGATCTCGATCGCCGCGAGCCGATCGCGCCGCTCGCGCAACGGTCCGGCGACGACCTCGCATGGGAAGGCTGGTGCCTGTTCGAGCGCGAGCGGACCTGGTCGCCGGCGGGGCCGATGCGCATCGTGCGCCTCGCGCTGCCGCGCGACGCCGCGCGCGCGCCATGGATCGAACGCGCGGCGGCGGACGCGGACGGCGCGACGCTGCTCGCGCGCCTGCCGTCGCTGTTTCCGGAGTGGTCATGGCTTTTTGGCTGA